In one window of Pseudooceanicola aestuarii DNA:
- a CDS encoding ArsR/SmtB family transcription factor — protein MNDLARTFSALADETRLSLVDRLLSDGELPAGDLAQGLDITAPAVSRHLKVLRQAGVIAQRAEGTRRLYSIRPEALKRINGWTMDHRAVWADSLDRLDGLLALDPEGDT, from the coding sequence ATGAATGATCTTGCCCGCACCTTCTCTGCCTTGGCCGATGAAACCCGCTTGTCCCTTGTGGACCGGCTTCTGAGCGATGGCGAATTGCCCGCCGGTGACCTGGCCCAGGGGCTGGACATCACCGCGCCTGCGGTCTCGCGCCACCTGAAGGTGCTGCGCCAGGCCGGGGTGATCGCGCAGCGGGCGGAGGGGACGCGCCGGCTCTACTCCATCCGGCCGGAGGCGCTGAAGCGCATCAACGGCTGGACCATGGATCACCGCGCGGTCTGGGCGGACAGCCTGGACCGGCTGGACGGGCTGCTGGCCCTCGACCCCGAAGGAGACACCTGA
- a CDS encoding aldehyde dehydrogenase family protein, with amino-acid sequence MNVRDIFDSMDYGPAPEASGDALAWIVDQGSQFGAFIDGAFEAPGTLFETRNPANGEVLAEVTQATAEDVDRAVASARAAQSGWADLGGPGRARHLYALARLVQKNARLLAVLETLDNGKPIRESRDIDVPLVARHFYYHAGMAQLMQAELPDRQALGVCGQVIPWNFPLLMLAWKVAPALAMGNCVVLKPAEYTSLTALAFADLCRQAGLPRGVVNIVTGDGAVGEMIVGHAGVDKVAFTGSTEVGRRIRRATAGQGKALTLELGGKSPYIVFEDADIDSAIEGLVDAIWFNQGQVCCAGSRLLVQEGIADQFHTRLKARMDKLRIGDPLDKSIDIGAIVDPVQLERIRGLVAGAGGEVHHAACDVPEGCFYPPTLITGLEPADPLMQEEIFGPVLVSTTFRTPAEAVQLANDTRYGLAATLWSENVNLALDVAPKLVAGVVWVNGTNMFDAAAGFGGVRESGFGREGGWEGLMAYTRPKATPAPLTRIEPAEGGTPDTMQGLDRTPKFYIGGKQARPDGGYTRAVVGAEGRVLGQVGIANRKDIRNAVEAARQAAGWSGTTGHLRAQILYYIAENLEARADEFAARIDAQVGGNGGAGEVAASVQRLFTYAAWADKYGGDVRSVPIRGVALAMREPVGVIGALCPDEAPLLGLLSVMAPAIAMGNRAVLVASEPHPLSASDFYQVLDTSDVPGGVVNILAGPHEDLAPVLARHLDVDAVWSFSSTDLSKVVEEGSAGNLKRTWVNNRQARDWTGAEGEGRAFLDAATEVKTVWVPYGA; translated from the coding sequence ATGAACGTCAGGGACATTTTCGACAGCATGGACTACGGCCCCGCGCCGGAGGCCTCGGGCGATGCGCTGGCCTGGATCGTGGATCAGGGCAGCCAGTTCGGCGCCTTCATCGACGGCGCGTTCGAGGCGCCGGGCACGCTGTTCGAGACCAGGAACCCCGCCAATGGCGAGGTCCTGGCCGAGGTGACGCAGGCCACGGCGGAGGATGTCGACCGCGCCGTCGCCTCAGCCCGTGCCGCGCAGTCGGGCTGGGCCGATCTGGGCGGACCGGGCCGGGCGCGGCATCTCTATGCGTTGGCGCGGCTGGTGCAGAAGAACGCCCGGCTGCTCGCCGTTCTGGAAACGCTGGACAACGGCAAACCGATCCGTGAAAGCCGCGACATCGACGTGCCGCTGGTGGCACGGCATTTCTACTATCACGCGGGTATGGCCCAGTTGATGCAGGCCGAACTGCCCGACCGGCAAGCTCTGGGCGTCTGCGGTCAGGTGATCCCCTGGAACTTCCCGCTGCTGATGCTGGCCTGGAAGGTCGCCCCGGCGCTGGCGATGGGCAATTGCGTGGTGTTGAAGCCGGCGGAATATACCTCGCTCACCGCGCTGGCCTTTGCCGATCTGTGCCGTCAGGCCGGGTTGCCGCGCGGGGTGGTCAACATCGTCACCGGCGATGGCGCCGTGGGCGAGATGATCGTGGGCCACGCGGGGGTGGACAAGGTCGCCTTTACCGGTTCCACCGAGGTGGGGCGGCGCATCCGCCGCGCCACTGCCGGGCAGGGCAAGGCACTGACTTTGGAGCTGGGGGGCAAGTCGCCCTACATCGTCTTCGAGGATGCCGATATCGACAGCGCGATCGAAGGGCTGGTCGATGCCATCTGGTTCAATCAGGGGCAAGTCTGCTGTGCCGGATCGCGCCTGCTGGTGCAGGAGGGCATCGCGGATCAGTTCCACACCCGGCTGAAGGCGCGGATGGACAAGCTGCGTATCGGCGATCCGCTGGACAAGAGCATCGACATCGGCGCCATCGTCGATCCCGTGCAGCTGGAGCGTATTCGCGGCCTTGTCGCGGGGGCCGGGGGCGAGGTGCATCACGCCGCCTGCGACGTGCCGGAGGGCTGTTTCTACCCGCCTACGCTGATCACCGGGCTGGAACCGGCCGATCCGCTGATGCAGGAAGAGATCTTTGGCCCGGTCCTCGTCTCCACCACGTTCCGCACCCCGGCGGAGGCTGTGCAGCTGGCCAATGACACGCGCTATGGTCTGGCGGCGACGCTGTGGTCGGAGAATGTGAACCTGGCGCTGGACGTAGCGCCCAAACTGGTGGCGGGCGTGGTCTGGGTGAACGGCACCAACATGTTCGACGCCGCCGCCGGGTTCGGCGGGGTCCGCGAAAGCGGGTTTGGCCGCGAAGGCGGGTGGGAGGGGCTGATGGCCTACACCCGGCCCAAGGCGACGCCCGCGCCGCTGACCCGGATCGAACCGGCAGAGGGCGGAACGCCCGACACGATGCAGGGGCTGGACCGGACGCCGAAATTCTACATCGGTGGCAAACAGGCCCGCCCCGACGGCGGTTATACCCGCGCGGTGGTGGGCGCCGAGGGGCGCGTTCTGGGTCAGGTCGGCATCGCCAACCGCAAGGACATCCGCAATGCGGTGGAGGCGGCGCGCCAGGCTGCGGGTTGGTCGGGCACCACGGGGCATCTGCGGGCGCAGATCCTGTATTACATCGCCGAGAACCTGGAAGCGCGGGCCGATGAATTCGCCGCCCGCATCGACGCGCAGGTCGGTGGCAATGGCGGGGCCGGAGAGGTGGCGGCCAGCGTGCAGCGCCTGTTCACCTATGCGGCCTGGGCAGACAAGTACGGCGGCGACGTGCGCTCGGTCCCGATCCGGGGGGTGGCGCTGGCGATGCGCGAACCCGTGGGTGTGATCGGTGCGCTCTGCCCGGACGAGGCGCCGCTGCTGGGGCTGCTGTCGGTCATGGCGCCGGCCATCGCCATGGGCAACCGCGCCGTGCTGGTCGCGTCGGAGCCGCATCCGCTGAGCGCGAGCGATTTCTACCAGGTTCTGGACACCTCGGACGTGCCCGGCGGCGTGGTGAACATCCTGGCCGGCCCGCATGAAGATCTGGCCCCCGTGCTGGCCAGGCATCTGGATGTCGATGCGGTCTGGTCGTTTTCGTCGACCGACCTGTCGAAGGTCGTGGAGGAAGGCAGCGCCGGGAACCTGAAACGGACCTGGGTGAACAACCGGCAGGCCCGCGACTGGACCGGGGCGGAGGGCGAAGGCCGCGCCTTCCTGGATGCCGCGACCGAGGTCAAGACGGTCTGGGTGCCCTACGGCGCCTGA
- a CDS encoding YciI family protein — MPKYLFIYHADKPMQPEPGQEAEAMAAWGRWMETHAAAIDQPGDPVGLSKSVTADGISDSVPNAAFGYSIVSAPDMDAACKIAADNPMVAGGGSVEVAEIMPIEM; from the coding sequence ATGCCCAAGTACCTGTTTATCTACCACGCCGACAAACCGATGCAGCCCGAACCCGGCCAGGAGGCCGAAGCGATGGCCGCCTGGGGCCGCTGGATGGAAACCCACGCCGCCGCCATCGACCAGCCCGGCGATCCGGTGGGCCTGTCGAAATCCGTCACCGCCGACGGGATCAGCGACAGCGTGCCCAACGCCGCCTTCGGCTATTCCATCGTCTCCGCACCGGACATGGACGCCGCCTGCAAGATCGCGGCGGACAATCCCATGGTGGCCGGTGGCGGCTCTGTCGAAGTGGCGGAGATCATGCCGATCGAGATGTGA
- a CDS encoding SRPBCC family protein — MKDSDSFDADFIRDYPVAPDRLWQAVTQPDQLMQWFGPEGVRQVDCAMDFTAPGPWHCVMEGRESGDRFHVSGQVTSVQPPREGAGRVSFTWAWHDGSGARGAESFVTFEVTRTDTGARLTLTHRGLTTLEAAQSHSRGWTSTLLCLDRHLA; from the coding sequence ATGAAGGATTCCGACAGCTTCGACGCCGATTTCATCCGCGATTATCCCGTCGCCCCGGATCGTCTGTGGCAGGCGGTCACGCAGCCCGATCAACTGATGCAATGGTTCGGCCCCGAAGGGGTGCGCCAGGTCGATTGCGCCATGGATTTCACCGCCCCCGGCCCCTGGCATTGCGTGATGGAGGGGCGCGAAAGCGGCGACCGATTTCACGTCTCCGGGCAGGTCACCTCGGTGCAGCCGCCACGGGAGGGGGCCGGGCGCGTCTCCTTCACCTGGGCCTGGCATGACGGCAGCGGTGCGCGCGGCGCTGAAAGCTTCGTGACCTTCGAGGTGACGCGCACCGATACCGGCGCCCGGCTGACCCTGACCCATCGCGGCCTGACCACCCTGGAGGCGGCGCAAAGCCACAGCCGTGGCTGGACCTCCACCCTGCTGTGCCTGGACCGTCACCTGGCCTGA